Proteins encoded within one genomic window of Prauserella marina:
- a CDS encoding sensor histidine kinase codes for MSLRTRLIVTVVGLLALGLVLALGATSGALQDWKGEQNDDVLTAAGRHLADTLRERPDGTVRLDSSGTPGDIGTVWRELATDGDVPSLFQLRDAEGKLLQTVGYGPLPSLPDQLPAEHRPDRPSADNPDGERFFSAETALADGATGGPNWLIRTSFAGEHGKILVVGVRTERSDELLSRAMTVAFVSGGVALVAVALLSWRAVRRGLRPLDDIADTAREIGSGDLSRRVPEAKPGTEIGTVSAALNSMLGQLETAFAERHESRERLRRFVADASHELRTPIATIRGHAELFRRGAAERPADLAKVVGRIESEAQRMGELVDELLLLARLDQGSPLGREPVDLTSLAADAVTDALATEPERELTLRAEGPVVVTGDAARLRQVLGNLVSNVLRHTPGEASAVVAVRDTGDGAVVEITDTGGGMSEEELGRVFERFYRADPSRSRGNGGAGLGLSIVAAVVEAHGGRVTVSSAPGEGTMFRVVLPSEDGRT; via the coding sequence ATGTCGCTGCGGACCCGCCTGATCGTCACGGTGGTCGGCCTGCTCGCCCTCGGGCTCGTGCTCGCGCTCGGCGCGACCTCGGGAGCTTTGCAGGACTGGAAGGGCGAACAGAACGACGATGTGCTGACGGCGGCCGGACGGCACCTCGCGGACACCCTGCGGGAACGGCCTGACGGCACCGTCCGGCTCGACTCCTCGGGGACACCCGGCGACATCGGCACCGTCTGGCGAGAGCTGGCGACCGACGGCGACGTTCCCTCCCTGTTCCAGCTTCGCGACGCCGAAGGGAAGCTGCTCCAGACCGTCGGCTACGGGCCGCTGCCCTCGCTGCCCGACCAGCTTCCCGCCGAGCACAGGCCGGACCGGCCGAGCGCGGACAACCCCGACGGCGAACGGTTCTTCTCGGCGGAAACCGCGCTGGCCGACGGGGCGACCGGCGGGCCGAACTGGCTCATCAGGACGAGCTTCGCCGGTGAGCACGGCAAGATACTCGTGGTCGGTGTGCGTACCGAACGCTCCGACGAGTTGTTGTCGCGGGCCATGACCGTCGCGTTCGTCTCGGGAGGCGTTGCGCTAGTCGCGGTCGCGCTGTTGTCGTGGCGCGCGGTGCGAAGGGGACTTCGCCCGCTCGACGACATCGCGGACACGGCGAGAGAGATCGGGTCAGGCGACCTGAGCAGACGGGTGCCGGAAGCCAAGCCCGGAACCGAGATCGGCACGGTGTCGGCGGCGCTGAACTCGATGCTCGGTCAGCTGGAGACCGCCTTCGCCGAGCGGCACGAATCGCGGGAGCGGCTGCGCAGGTTCGTCGCCGACGCCTCGCACGAGCTGCGCACTCCGATCGCCACCATCAGGGGCCACGCGGAACTGTTCCGCCGCGGCGCGGCCGAGCGCCCCGCCGACCTGGCGAAAGTGGTCGGCCGCATCGAATCGGAAGCCCAGCGGATGGGGGAACTCGTCGACGAACTGCTCTTGCTCGCCAGACTGGATCAGGGCAGCCCGCTCGGCAGGGAACCGGTGGATCTGACGAGCCTCGCCGCCGACGCCGTCACCGACGCGCTGGCGACCGAACCGGAAAGGGAGCTCACCCTGCGTGCCGAGGGGCCCGTTGTCGTCACGGGTGACGCGGCGCGGCTGCGGCAGGTGCTCGGCAACCTGGTTTCCAACGTTTTGCGGCACACCCCGGGTGAGGCGTCAGCCGTCGTCGCCGTGCGCGACACCGGCGACGGCGCGGTCGTCGAGATCACCGACACCGGCGGCGGGATGTCCGAAGAGGAACTGGGGCGCGTATTCGAACGCTTCTACCGAGCGGACCCGTCCCGGTCACGCGGCAACGGAGGCGCGGGACTCGGGCTTTCCATCGTCGCCGCGGTCGTCGAGGCACACGGGGGAAGGGTCACCGTCAGCTCCGCACCAGGTGAGGGGACCATGTTCAGGGTCGTGTTGCCGTCCGAAGACGGGCGTACTTGA
- a CDS encoding MMPL family transporter, which produces MEKLSRFVLRHRRLTSLLTFAAVLLGGGALALLLPNVSENNAYPGMPGYEANQQIMNTYGTGGYERPFVPVIRFPDGMPVDSGPAVQAVRAAFDAVEEVTGARVVSYAGTGDDRFVGDDRRTTFGLVFGGPVEQGGIPGSALGEGAELDTAIDGAMRPLLPEGASLRVTGLDTLATGADAGGFNVPVKLAVTVGAAIILLAWVFRSALAFVPLLTAMIALPASFTGLLAASLLIDVHETTLIMIPLFGLGIAIDYALILVTRWREERGRGVTGDEAVHRAMATAGHAVVFSGAAVAIGLLAMIVLPIPLLRSLGVGGTLVAATSALVTLTVLPLVLSRAGHRLERGRAASSTAVREERASRAWTALARVVVRRRRIVLLGSAGVLTALSVVAFGINLDVPTTDDLATSGGGRDGLTMLEETGIPSGTLTSFDVYVPEEGDAGAVADVVRAVPGVHGVVAPGGQAWQRDGSALLTVLPFDEGGSEAGKDTVAAVIEAVPDGVLVGGNVTQQIDYVAVTYGAFPWMLAVLSLITFVMLARAFRSILLALKAVALNLLSLGAVLGAMVILWQWGWGTRELLGIQPDGAIGTFVPVTIFAFLYGLSMDYEVFILARMREEYDRCGSTMEAVVRGIGRTGRLVTCAALILFFSFASMATGGELDVAIFASGVALGIIIDATLIRSLLVPAFVAMMGKWNWWLPGWAAAVLRVPPSPLREESRAGQAERPVMSAG; this is translated from the coding sequence ATGGAAAAACTGTCGAGGTTCGTGCTGAGACACCGGCGCCTCACCAGCCTGCTCACCTTCGCCGCCGTGCTGCTCGGCGGGGGCGCGCTCGCGCTGTTGCTGCCCAACGTCTCCGAGAACAACGCCTATCCCGGCATGCCGGGATACGAGGCCAACCAGCAGATCATGAATACCTATGGCACCGGCGGCTACGAGCGGCCCTTCGTGCCGGTGATCAGGTTTCCGGACGGCATGCCCGTGGACAGCGGGCCCGCGGTACAAGCGGTCAGGGCCGCTTTCGACGCCGTCGAGGAGGTGACGGGTGCCAGGGTCGTGTCCTACGCCGGGACCGGCGACGACCGGTTCGTCGGCGACGACCGGCGCACCACTTTCGGGCTCGTCTTCGGCGGGCCCGTCGAGCAGGGAGGCATCCCCGGCAGCGCGCTCGGCGAGGGCGCCGAGCTGGACACCGCGATCGACGGCGCGATGCGGCCGTTGTTGCCGGAGGGCGCGTCGCTGCGGGTCACCGGGCTCGACACGCTCGCGACGGGCGCGGACGCGGGTGGCTTCAACGTGCCGGTCAAGCTCGCGGTCACGGTCGGTGCCGCGATCATCCTGCTGGCCTGGGTGTTCCGCTCGGCGCTGGCCTTCGTGCCGCTACTGACGGCCATGATCGCGTTGCCTGCCTCGTTCACCGGTCTGCTGGCCGCGAGCCTGCTGATCGACGTCCACGAGACGACGCTGATCATGATCCCCCTGTTCGGGCTCGGAATCGCCATCGACTACGCGCTGATCCTGGTCACCCGGTGGCGGGAGGAACGAGGCAGGGGCGTGACCGGCGACGAGGCGGTCCACCGTGCGATGGCCACGGCGGGGCACGCCGTGGTGTTTTCCGGAGCCGCCGTGGCCATCGGCCTGCTGGCGATGATCGTGCTGCCCATCCCGCTGCTGCGCAGCCTCGGTGTCGGCGGCACCCTCGTCGCCGCGACGAGCGCGCTGGTGACGCTCACCGTGCTGCCGCTGGTGCTGTCGAGGGCCGGTCACCGGCTGGAGCGTGGCCGGGCAGCGTCGAGCACCGCCGTCCGCGAGGAGCGGGCGAGCCGAGCGTGGACGGCGCTGGCGCGCGTGGTCGTCCGGCGTCGCCGCATCGTGCTGCTCGGATCGGCCGGGGTACTGACGGCGTTGTCGGTCGTGGCGTTCGGCATCAACCTCGACGTGCCGACGACGGACGACCTCGCGACGTCCGGAGGCGGTCGTGACGGTCTCACCATGCTGGAGGAAACCGGAATCCCCTCCGGCACGCTGACGTCGTTCGATGTGTACGTGCCCGAGGAGGGCGACGCGGGCGCCGTCGCCGACGTCGTGCGTGCCGTGCCGGGGGTACACGGCGTCGTCGCCCCCGGAGGGCAGGCGTGGCAACGGGACGGCTCGGCCCTGCTGACGGTGCTGCCGTTCGACGAAGGCGGTTCGGAAGCGGGCAAGGACACCGTCGCCGCCGTGATCGAGGCGGTGCCGGACGGCGTCCTCGTCGGCGGCAACGTCACTCAGCAGATCGACTACGTCGCGGTGACCTACGGAGCGTTTCCCTGGATGCTCGCCGTGCTCTCGCTGATCACGTTCGTGATGCTGGCGAGGGCGTTTCGTTCGATTCTCCTCGCGCTCAAGGCGGTCGCGCTCAATCTGTTGTCACTGGGTGCCGTGCTCGGCGCGATGGTGATCCTGTGGCAATGGGGCTGGGGAACGCGGGAACTGCTGGGTATCCAGCCGGACGGCGCGATCGGCACGTTCGTTCCCGTCACGATCTTCGCGTTCCTGTATGGCTTGTCGATGGACTACGAGGTGTTCATCCTCGCCAGGATGCGGGAGGAATACGACCGGTGTGGGTCCACAATGGAGGCCGTCGTGCGGGGAATCGGCCGCACGGGGCGGCTCGTGACGTGCGCGGCGCTGATCCTGTTCTTCTCCTTCGCTTCGATGGCAACGGGTGGTGAACTGGATGTCGCGATCTTCGCCTCCGGTGTCGCGCTGGGCATCATCATCGACGCGACCCTGATCCGCTCACTACTGGTGCCCGCGTTCGTGGCGATGATGGGAAAGTGGAACTGGTGGCTACCCGGGTGGGCGGCCGCCGTGCTGCGGGTGCCGCCGTCCCCGTTGCGGGAGGAATCCAGGGCAGGGCAAGCGGAGCGACCGGTCATGTCGGCCGGATGA
- a CDS encoding response regulator transcription factor yields the protein MVSRLPTRILVVDDEQYLADLVSTALRYEGFVTAVAGTGSAATELVDSFAPDLIVLDVMLPDGSGVDVCRRLRGNGRTAPVVFLTARDGTEDKIAGLTVGGDDYVTKPFSLEELILRIRAVLRRAKPEGTNGGLTFADLEIDDDAHEVRRGGRAIELTPTEFTLLRYLVANAGRVLSKRQILDHVWEYDFGGNDGVVQTYISYLRRKVDAGAEPLIHTIPRVGYIVRLPDGKR from the coding sequence GTGGTGAGCCGACTACCGACCCGCATCCTCGTCGTCGACGACGAGCAGTACCTTGCCGACCTCGTGTCCACCGCGCTGCGTTACGAGGGCTTCGTGACGGCGGTCGCCGGAACGGGCAGCGCCGCGACGGAACTGGTGGACTCGTTCGCCCCTGACCTGATCGTGCTCGACGTGATGCTGCCAGACGGGTCAGGGGTCGACGTCTGCCGCAGGCTTCGCGGCAACGGCCGCACCGCGCCCGTGGTGTTCCTGACGGCACGGGACGGGACCGAGGACAAGATCGCGGGCCTGACCGTCGGCGGGGACGACTATGTCACCAAGCCGTTCAGTCTGGAAGAACTGATCCTGCGGATCCGCGCGGTTCTGCGCAGAGCGAAGCCGGAGGGCACGAACGGGGGCCTCACCTTCGCCGACCTCGAAATCGACGACGACGCTCACGAGGTACGCAGGGGCGGGCGGGCGATCGAGCTGACACCGACCGAGTTCACCCTGCTGCGCTACCTCGTCGCGAACGCGGGCAGGGTGCTTTCCAAACGACAGATCCTCGATCACGTGTGGGAATACGACTTCGGCGGTAACGACGGGGTCGTGCAGACCTACATTTCCTACCTGCGCCGCAAGGTGGACGCGGGTGCGGAGCCGCTGATCCACACCATCCCGCGCGTCGGCTACATCGTGCGCCTGCCCGATGGCAAGCGCTGA